In Cellvibrio polysaccharolyticus, a genomic segment contains:
- a CDS encoding diacylglycerol kinase → MAKPDKRGLPRLIAAFGYSMKGFAAAWRFEESFRQELILVVLLLPSAFWLAVTPVELILLISSLFGVLIAELINSAIEAVVDRTGFELHELSGRAKDIGSAMVFLSILLAALIWGIIGWSRFAS, encoded by the coding sequence ATGGCCAAACCTGATAAAAGGGGGCTGCCCCGCCTCATTGCTGCCTTCGGCTATTCCATGAAAGGTTTTGCCGCCGCCTGGCGGTTTGAAGAGTCTTTCCGTCAGGAGCTGATTCTGGTGGTGTTGCTGCTGCCTTCTGCTTTCTGGCTGGCGGTCACCCCGGTGGAGCTGATACTGCTGATCTCCTCATTGTTTGGCGTGCTCATCGCCGAGCTGATCAACTCCGCCATTGAAGCGGTGGTAGACCGTACCGGGTTTGAGTTGCATGAGCTCTCCGGCAGGGCAAAAGATATTGGTTCTGCTATGGTATTTTTAAGCATTCTGCTCGCTGCTCTAATATGGGGCATTATTGGCTGGTCGCGCTTTGCCTCATAG
- a CDS encoding diguanylate cyclase produces the protein MIAVRDLMTPIGSEASPDDLLGPVIETMRHNSHSCVVVSEAGRVVGLLTERDLIGVFMNVAGDAVSRPVADAMVVNPLCVNANDSLLEALKLARTHKIRHLPVVDDNQLLVGMVTHTDMINVYVDILENQVQLIDDNMHLRAQSLEDPLLGIGNRRAMEGDLVRVAANTRRAGQRFAITLFDLDYFKAFNDHYGHVHGDKALKQVVNTMVESMRHGDSLYRYGGEELLLLMPNTDGSGAIQAAERVRESVIRLALQHVKSPHGILTVSGGIASEDFMTQDQLIAAADKALYFAKSLGRNRTASYQHTN, from the coding sequence ATGATCGCCGTAAGAGATTTAATGACACCGATTGGCTCGGAGGCCTCTCCTGACGATTTACTGGGACCTGTAATTGAAACCATGCGGCACAACAGCCATTCCTGTGTCGTGGTAAGTGAGGCCGGGCGCGTTGTTGGCCTGCTCACCGAGCGTGACCTGATAGGCGTGTTTATGAATGTTGCCGGCGACGCCGTTAGTCGTCCGGTTGCGGATGCCATGGTTGTTAACCCCCTCTGCGTAAATGCCAATGACTCATTGCTTGAGGCGTTGAAGCTGGCGCGTACCCACAAGATTCGTCATCTGCCGGTGGTTGATGATAACCAGCTGCTGGTCGGCATGGTTACCCACACCGATATGATCAACGTTTACGTGGATATCCTCGAAAATCAGGTGCAATTGATAGACGACAACATGCATCTGCGTGCGCAATCCCTTGAGGACCCTCTGCTGGGCATTGGTAATCGCCGGGCCATGGAAGGGGATCTGGTGCGAGTGGCAGCCAACACCCGGCGCGCCGGTCAGCGCTTTGCTATCACCTTGTTTGATCTGGATTATTTCAAAGCCTTTAACGACCACTATGGCCATGTGCATGGCGACAAGGCGTTGAAACAGGTGGTCAACACCATGGTTGAAAGCATGCGCCACGGCGACAGCCTTTACCGTTATGGGGGTGAAGAGTTGCTGTTATTGATGCCCAATACCGATGGCAGTGGCGCCATTCAGGCAGCAGAGCGGGTTCGTGAATCGGTCATCCGCCTGGCGTTGCAGCACGTTAAGAGCCCTCATGGTATTTTGACCGTCAGTGGCGGTATCGCCAGCGAAGATTTTATGACCCAGGACCAGCTTATCGCCGCTGCCGATAAAGCGCTGTATTTTGCCAAATCACTGGGCCGTAACCGCACCGCTTCCTACCAGCACACCAACTGA
- a CDS encoding glycoside hydrolase family 97 protein, with product MTGTLSGFFFTLCVGLLASLPLQAANWSEEQWSLSSPDERQRISVRRASGDGLEYRIAFNRDNRTETLLDWSTLGLKVQRFNQQVLQLKPVISDFSRKLEFVSSTVSSGEDKYTMLTGKRLENQATWRSLDITVRDPETRLLLTLQLRAYNEGVAFRYRLPEESLFYYQVIEENTVFNVGEQADFFGQPYDFSTIFHPSYETAYLKVKSGTATPKELGVGWGFPSLIQRGDVWALLHETNLDAGFHGSHLQPVATKGIYKIAPPTQDSAAGFGSNIAASTLPWNMPWRMFIVGDQLAHIVESNLVFHLAEASKVADTRWIEPGIASWSWWSDHDSSKNPQTLKKFIDFAQTMGWRYSLVDANWNLISENIMEELVTYAKERNVGLFFWYNSGGRHNFIGEQPRNRMDDRQIRRAEFAKLQKLGVKGIKVDFFQSDKQDIIRQYLELLEDAAEFHLLANFHGSTIPRGWERTWPNLMTMEAVRGGEFYSFSGEQPYGGQAPWQNALHPFLRNVIGSMDYTPVAFAEQPVKRFTSNAHEAALAVVFESGVQHIADSADSMLSLPEGYLDYFKKLPAVWHETRLLAGHPGELAVLARRHGKTWYIAGINGEEKEKSLTLDLSVLPGIGTQGLLITDDASEAWHAKNITLDKLTDFPVAMTSWGGFVLRLDAQ from the coding sequence ATGACAGGAACATTATCAGGATTTTTTTTCACGCTCTGCGTCGGGTTGCTCGCCAGCTTACCCCTTCAGGCCGCTAACTGGAGCGAGGAACAATGGTCGCTCAGCTCGCCCGACGAGCGCCAGCGTATCAGTGTGCGTCGCGCCTCGGGTGATGGCCTGGAATATCGTATAGCTTTCAACCGCGATAACCGCACAGAAACTCTGCTGGATTGGTCAACACTGGGTTTAAAAGTGCAGCGCTTTAATCAGCAGGTATTGCAACTCAAGCCGGTTATCAGCGATTTTTCCCGCAAATTGGAGTTTGTCTCCAGCACCGTGTCTTCCGGCGAAGACAAGTACACCATGCTGACCGGCAAGCGCCTTGAGAATCAGGCGACGTGGCGCAGTCTGGATATTACCGTGCGCGATCCGGAAACCCGCTTGCTGCTGACGCTGCAATTGCGTGCCTACAACGAAGGCGTTGCTTTTCGCTATCGGCTGCCCGAAGAAAGCCTGTTTTATTATCAGGTCATTGAAGAAAATACGGTTTTCAATGTTGGTGAACAGGCGGATTTTTTTGGCCAGCCTTACGATTTTTCTACCATCTTTCATCCATCCTACGAAACCGCTTACCTGAAAGTAAAAAGTGGCACCGCAACGCCCAAAGAACTCGGCGTGGGTTGGGGTTTTCCTTCATTGATTCAGCGCGGTGATGTGTGGGCGCTGCTGCATGAAACCAATCTTGATGCCGGTTTTCACGGCTCTCATTTGCAGCCGGTTGCTACCAAAGGTATTTATAAAATAGCACCGCCTACTCAGGACTCTGCGGCCGGTTTTGGCAGTAACATTGCCGCGTCTACGCTGCCGTGGAATATGCCCTGGCGGATGTTTATTGTCGGCGATCAACTGGCCCACATTGTTGAAAGCAACCTGGTTTTTCATCTTGCAGAAGCGTCCAAAGTGGCGGACACCCGTTGGATAGAGCCGGGCATTGCCTCCTGGAGCTGGTGGTCTGACCACGACTCCAGCAAGAACCCGCAAACGCTGAAAAAATTTATCGATTTTGCGCAAACCATGGGCTGGCGTTACTCGTTGGTAGATGCCAACTGGAACTTGATCAGTGAAAATATTATGGAAGAGCTGGTGACTTATGCGAAGGAGCGTAATGTCGGTTTGTTCTTCTGGTACAACTCCGGCGGGCGGCATAATTTTATTGGCGAGCAACCGCGCAACCGTATGGATGATCGCCAGATTCGCCGCGCTGAATTTGCCAAACTGCAGAAGCTGGGTGTCAAAGGCATCAAGGTAGATTTTTTCCAAAGCGACAAGCAGGACATTATTCGTCAGTACCTTGAATTGCTGGAAGATGCCGCCGAGTTTCATTTGTTAGCCAACTTTCACGGCAGCACCATCCCTCGCGGTTGGGAGCGCACCTGGCCAAACCTGATGACCATGGAAGCCGTGCGCGGCGGCGAGTTTTACAGTTTCTCCGGCGAGCAGCCCTACGGTGGTCAGGCGCCCTGGCAAAATGCCCTGCATCCTTTTCTGCGCAACGTGATCGGCTCTATGGATTACACCCCGGTCGCCTTTGCCGAACAACCGGTAAAACGTTTTACCAGCAATGCCCATGAAGCCGCGCTGGCGGTTGTATTCGAGTCGGGTGTGCAACACATCGCCGACAGTGCAGACAGCATGTTGTCATTGCCGGAAGGCTATCTGGACTACTTTAAAAAGCTGCCCGCGGTATGGCATGAAACCCGTTTGCTGGCCGGTCACCCGGGTGAGTTGGCGGTGCTGGCGCGGCGCCATGGTAAAACCTGGTACATCGCCGGTATCAATGGCGAAGAAAAAGAAAAATCCCTGACGCTGGATCTATCGGTATTGCCGGGTATTGGGACTCAGGGGCTGCTCATCACCGATGATGCCAGCGAAGCCTGGCACGCCAAAAATATCACCCTGGACAAACTGACGGATTTCCCGGTGGCTATGACATCCTGGGGCGGCTTTGTGCTTCGCCTTGACGCGCAGTGA